Genomic window ([Empedobacter] haloabium):
GTAGGCCAGTACCGCCAGAGCGTGCTGACGGCGTTTGCCGAGGTCGAGGACAACCTGGCCGGCCTGCGCATCCTGTCCGGCCAGACCCAGCGCATCGACGAGGCGGTGGTGTCGGCACGCCGCTCGGCCGACCTGGCGCAGAAGCTGTACCAGGCCGGCCGCTCCAGCTACCTGGAACTGCTGGACGCGCAGCGCAACCTGGCGGCCGTCGAACGCAATGCCGTGCAGCTGCGCGGCGAGCGCGCCGTGACGACCGTGGCGCTGATCCGCGCGCTCGGCGGCGGTTGGGGCGATGCGCCTGCCGTCAACGTGGCGCAAGCGAACGCGCAAGCGCGCAACTGACGTAACGTCTTTCTCCAAGCCCTTGGCGGCGGTCCTCATCCGAGGCCGCCGCCTTTTTTATTGCCAAAAAAATAGGGACAGACCCCATTTTTCGTGCAACTTTCGCTATCATCCCGGCAGCAAAGGAGAATGGCTTGATCACCAGCGATTTACTGAACGAGATTCCCGGCATCGACCACGGCTTCGGCACGGCCGCGCAACTGGTGCCGGCCGCCTTGCAGCCGGCGTGGGACCAGCGCCCGGACAAGCGCCAGGTGCACGGCACGCGCGGCGTCGCCATCGTGCAGCCGCGCCAGCCGGTGGGCGACGCCGACGCGTTCCACACCGCGCTGCCCGGCGTGCCCGTCAGCGTGATCACGGCCGACTGCGTGCCGTTGCTGCTGGCCAGGCGCGACGGCCGCCGCGTGGCCGCCATCCACGCCGGCTGGCGCGGCCTGGCCGACGGCATCGTGCCGCAGGTGCTGGCGCAGCTG
Coding sequences:
- a CDS encoding polyphenol oxidase family protein, encoding MITSDLLNEIPGIDHGFGTAAQLVPAALQPAWDQRPDKRQVHGTRGVAIVQPRQPVGDADAFHTALPGVPVSVITADCVPLLLARRDGRRVAAIHAGWRGLADGIVPQVLAQLEAGADWTAAVGPTICAACYEVSAELADTFAARFGAAAIPAYRHLDLRAVVTQQLAAAGIQVIDHVGGCTCCARDADGAFRFRSYRRGDRNSQQHAGILITSTETP